The window ATGCTGCCGATCCTTTCCGGCGTGGTCCTGCGGGGCCGTCCGGGCGGCGCGCGCGGACTGGCGCTGTCGCTGGCCTACGTGCTGCCGATGGCCGCCTGCTACGCAGTGCTCGGCACCCTGATGGGCCTGTTCGGCGCCAAGCTCAACCTGCAGGCGATGCTGCAATCGCCCTGGGTGCTGGTGCCTTTCGCGGCCTTCTTCGTGGTTTTCGCCATCGCCATGTTCGGCGTGTTCGAACTGCGCCTGCCCGGCTTCCTCCGTGAACGCCTGGACAACATGGCCAACAACACCCGCGGCGGCTCCATCGCCGGTGCGGCGACCCTGGGCGTGCTCTCCAGCCTGCTGGTGTCGCCCTGCGTCACCGCTCCGCTGGCCGGGCTGCTGCTCTATATCAGCAGCACCGGCGATGCGATGGGCGGCGGCCTGCTGCTGTTCTCCCTGGGCCTGGGCATGGGCACGCCACTGGTGATCTTCGCTGTCGGCGGCGGGGCCTTGCTGCCCAAGAGCGGCGCCTGGATGAACAGCGTGCGCAACGTCTTCGGCGTGATGTTGCTGGCGGTGGCGGTCTGGATGCTCGAACGCCTGGTTTCCGGCCCGGTGGCGCTGACTCTCTGGGGCACCCTGGCCGGCGGCGTCGCCATCGCCATGGGCACCCTCGAACTGGGTCCGAAGAAGCCGCTGCAACGCGCCGGTCAACTGCTCGGCCTGATGTTGCTGGTGTATGCGGTGGTCGCCTGGACCGGCGCCCTGCGCGGCGAATCCGACCCGATGCACCCGCTGGGCCGCAGCACGCCGGGCCTGCACGCCGGCCCGCCGACCTCGACACCCGGCGACTGGCAGAACATCACCACCCCCGCCCAGCTCGATGCCGCCCTGGCCAGCGCCCAGGCCGCCGGTCGCCCGGTGCTGCTGGACTGGTACGCCGACTGGTGCATCAGCTGCAAGATCATCGAACGCCAGGTGCTGCCGACCCCGGAAGTCCAGGCGCAACTGCCCGGTTTCGTCCTGTTGCGCTTCGACATGACCGCCAGCACCGAGGAACAGCGCGCCCTGCTAGACCGCTTCAACCTGTTCGGCCCGCCGGCCATGCTGTTCTTCTCGGCTAAAGGCGACGAATGGAGCGATCTGCGCATCATCGGCGAGACGGATGCCGCCACCCTCGCCGAACGTCTGCGCCAGGCCTCTTCGCGCGGCTGAAAACGCCCGCCCGCCCATACCATTGCAATGGTTTTGCCGTAATCGGCTGGCAACATGCCGACATCTACGGCAAAACCTGCATGACTGGACAGTCACGCCGGCTTTCCGGCATAGTCCCGCCCTATCTTTTTCCGCCTAAGAGAAGGACAAGAGCATCCAGATGGCGACCTTACTGGTACTGCACGGGCCCAACCTCAACCTGCTGGGCACCCGCGAGCCCGACAAGTACGGCTCCGTCACCCTCGAGCAGATCAACCAGGACCTGGAGCGCCGCGCCCGCGAGGCCGGCCACCACCTGATGCACCTGCAGAGCAACGCCGAGTACGAACTGATCGACCGGATCCATGCCGCGCGCAACGAAGGCGTGGACTTCATCCTCATCAATCCGGCCGCGTTCACGCATACAAGTGTCGCCCTACGTGACGCATTGCTCGCTGTGAGCATCCCATTCATCGAAGTGCACCTTTCCAACGTGCACAAACGTGAACCTTTCCGGCATCACTCCTACTTCTCCGACGTGGCAGTAGGGGTGATCTGCGGTCTGGGAGCCACAGGCTACCGCCTGGCCCTGGAATCCGCCCTTGAACAACTTGAACGCCCGTGACCTCACCTGGGAGTGCGAACACTGATGGACATCCGTAAAGTCAAGAAACTGATCGAACTGCTCGAAGAATCCGGTATCGACGAGCTGGAAATCAAAGAGGGCGAAGAGTCCGTACGCATCAGCCGCCACAGCAAGAGCGCTGCGGCCCCGATCTACGCCGCCGCCCCGGCCTACGCTCCGGCGCCTGCCGCAGCCGCTCCGGCCGCTGCCGCAGCTCCCGCCCCGGCAGCCGAAGCCGCTCCGGCTGCACAGGCGCTCAACGGCAACGCCGTGCGCTCGCCGATGGTCGGCACCTTCTACCGCGCAGCCTCGCCGACTTCCGCCAACTTCGTCGAAGTCGGCCAGAGCGTGAAGAAAGGCGACATCCTGTGCATCGTCGAAGCCATGAAGATGATGAACCACATCGAGGCTGAGACCAGCGGCGTGATCAGTCAGATCCTCGTGGAGAACGGCCAGCCGGTCGAGTTCGACCAGCCCCTGTTCACCATCGTCTAAGCCGCGGGGAACCTGCGATGTTGGAAAAAGTACTGATCGCCAACCGCGGCGAAATCGCGCTGCGCATCCTGCGCGCGTGCAAGGAGCTGGGCATCAAGACGGTGGCTGTGCACTCGACCGCCGACCGCGAGTTGATGCACCTGTCGCTGGCCGACGAAGCGGTCTGCATCGGTCCGGCCCCGGCTGCGCAGTCCTACCTGCACATCCCGGCGATCATCGCCGCGGCCGAGGTCACCGGCGCCGTGGGCATCCACCCCGGCTATGGCTTCCTCGCCGAGAACGCCGACTTCGCCGAGCAGGTCGAGCGCTCGGGCTTCACCTTCATCGGCCCGAGCGCCGACGTCATCCGCCTGATGGGTGACAAGGTGTCCGCCAAGGACGCCATGAAGAAAGCCGGCGTTCCGACCGTACCGGGCTCCGACGGCCCGCTGCCCGAAGACGAAGAAACCGCGCTGGCGATCGCCCGCGAGGTGGGCTACCCGGTGATCATCAAGGCCGCCGGTGGCGGTGGTGGTCGCGGCATGCGCGTGGTGCACAACGAGGAAGACCTGATCAAGTCCGCCAAGCTGACCCGCACCGAAGCGGGCGCAGCCTTCGGCAACTCCATGGTCTACTTGGAGAAGTTCCTGACCAACCCGCGTCACGTGGAAGTCCAGGTCCTCTCCGACGGCCAGGGCAACGCCATCCACCTGGGCGACCGCGACTGCTCCCTGCAGCGCCGTCACCAGAAGGTGCTGGAAGAAGCCCCAGCCCCGGGCATCGACGAGAAGGCCCGCGCCGAAGTGCTGGCCCGCTGCGTCCAGGCCTGCGTGGAAATCGGCTACCGTGGCGCCGGCACCTTCGAGTTCCTCTACGAGAACGGCCGCTTCTACTTCATCGAGATGAACACCCGCGTGCAGGTGGAGCATCCGGTGTCGGAGATGGTCACCGGTATCGACATCGTCAAGGAGATGCTCAGCATCGCCTCGGGCAACAAGCTGTCGATCCGCCAGGAAGACGTGGTCATCCGTGGCCATGCGCTGGAATGCCGGATCAACGCCGAAGACCCGAAGACCTTCATGCCGAGCCCCGGCAAGGTGAAGCACTTCCACGCACCCGGCGGCAACGGCGTGCGCGTGGATTCGCACCTGTACAGCGGCTACGCCGTACCGCCGAACTACGACTCGCTGGTGGGCAAGATCATCACCTACGGCAAGGACCGCGATGAAGCCATGGCGCGCATGCGTAACGCGCTGGACGAGCTGATCGTCGATGGCATCAAGACCAATACCGAGCTGCACAAGGATCTGGTCCGCGACAAAGAGTTCTGCAAGGGTGGCGTGAACATCCACTACCTGGAGAAGAAGCTGGGCATGGACAAGCACTAAGCCTGTCCCGCTCCGCCTCGCTCCACCACAAGGGCTGCCTCCGGGCGGCCCTTGTGCTTTGCAGGCCGTGTACGCTGGCATGGCAAGGTGCCGTGCAGTAAGCTTGCCGCCTTTATCTACGGGCCGCCCAGGCGGCCCGCTGTCTTTCCAGCACCATCGAGGTACCGCCCCATGCCCTGGCTTCAAGTCCGACTCGCCATCACTCCGGAACAGGCGGAAACCTATGAAGATGCGCTGCTGGAAGTCGGCGCCGTATCGGTGACCTTCATGGACGCCGAAGACCAGCCGATCTTCGAGCCGGACCTGGGCACCACCCCGCTGTGGAGCCACACCCATCTGCTCGCGCTGTTCGAGGCCGACACCGACGAGACCGCGCTGGTCGCCCACCTGTCCCTGCTGACCGGCGGCGAGCTGCCGCAGCACCAGATCGAGCGCATCGAGGACCAGGACTGGGAACGCAGCTGGATGGACAACTTCAAGCCGATGCGTTTCGGCCGCCGCCTGTGGATCGTCCCCAGCTGGCACGACGCCCCGGAACCGGACGCGGTGAACCTGCTGCTCGATCCGGGCCTGGCTTTCGGCACCGGCACCCACCCGACCACCTCGCTCTGCCTGCAGTGGCTGGATAGCCAGGAGCTGGCCGGCCAGTACGTGCTGGACTTCGGCTGCGGCTCAGGCATCCTCGCCATTGCCGCGCTGCTGCTGGGCGCCGAGCGCGCTGCCGGCACCGACATCGACCCGCAGGCGCTGGAAGCCTCCCGCGACAACGCCTCGCGCAACGGCATCGACCCGGCCAAATTCCCCGTCTACCTGCCCGCTGATCTGCCAAAGGAGCCAGCGGACGTCCTGGTAGCGAACATTCTGGCCGGTCCGCTGGTCACATTGGCAGAGCAGCTCACCGGACTGGTCAAGTCCGGTGGCCGCCTGGCCCTCTCGGGCATCCTCGCCGAGCAGGCCGAGGAAGTGCGCGCGGCCTATGCCGGCGCCTTCGACCTCGACCCGACCGCCGAGCAGGAAGGCTGGATCCGCATTACGGGTCGCCGCCGCTGACTGCCCGCTGCAAGGGGCTTGGGTTAGACTAATCGTTTGTTTTTCCGCCGGACCGCCGCATGAGCGACAGCTTCATCACACAGTGCCCCCATTGCCAGACCCGCTTCCGCGTCAACTCGGCGCAATTGGGCGCGGCCAGCGGTAACGTGCGCTGTGGAACCTGCCTGAAGGTATTCAACGCCCCGCAGAACATGCTGGACGAGCCGACGGCGGCACCGACCCTGACGAACGTGGTTCCGCCACCGGCCGCTCCCGCGAAGCCGGAGCCAGCGCCCGTACCGGCGCCGAAACCCGTGGTGGAACCGGCGGCGCCAGCCCCGGCCATGGCAGTCCCTGCCCCCACGCCAGCCGCCGCCACCCCGGAACAGCCGAAGCCGTCGCCCGCCCCCGGCACGGCCACCCTCGGTTGGCCACTGGCCCCCCATGCGGCGCGACACTCCAGCGACGTCGCGGAAAAGCCCGTCGCCCCCGAACCCAAGGTGGAAGCCAGACCGCTCATCCAGCCGGAGCCGCGCCCCGAACCAGCTCCAGCTCCAGCTCCAGCTCCAGCTCCAGCTCCAGCTCCAGCTCCAGCTCCAGCTCCAGCTCCAGCTCCAGCTCCAGCAGTAGTATCGGCCCCGGCCGCTTCGATAGCGGCAACACCGGCGCCAGCCCCGATTCCCAGCGAGCCGGCCAAGGCCGAAACCGCGCCGGCGAAGCAGGACGAAACGCTGTGGATCCACGACGACCTGGACCTGGACAGCCTCAACCTCGACGAAGAGCTGGCCAAGCTGGACGAGTTCGAACTGTCCCAGGAATTCCTCAGCATCGATCGCGCGCCCGCCCCCAGCGAGGCCCTGCAGATCAAGCAGGAAGAGAAGCGCGACCCGCACGACGAACGCTGGGCCGAAGCCCTGCTGCAGTCGGAACAGCCTGCCGGCAATCGCGCCGTCCGACAGGAACCCAACCTCGGTCAACTGCCGGCCGATGAGCCGGAAGAACCCGCCCCCAGCGCTCGCCTCGTGGCCGACAAGGAACCTGAGGAAGAGCCCGAGGAAGAACCGGACGAAGAGCCCCGGATCGAACCGGCTCCGCTCAGCGCCGTGGACGACGAGGAAAAGCTGCCCACCTTCAGCGCCCGCCGCGACGACGATGAGCCCGAGCACATCGAAGACGATCACGACGACGAACCTGCCGTCGACACAGGTAGCAACGCTCGCCGCGCCGAACCCGCGCTGCGCAACGACGCCCTGCACGACCTGAGCGACGAACCGCTGCAACTGGACTGGCAGAAACCCAAGCGCCGCTGGGGCCGCAACCTGTTCTGGCTGCTGCTGATCCTGCTTGCGCTGGCCGCCCTCGCCGGGCAGTACATCGCCTACCACTTCGAGGAACTGGCCCGCCAGGACCAGTACCGCCCCTGGTTCGCCCAGGCTTGCCCGGAACTGGGCTGCACCCTGCCCTCCAAGGTGGACGTGGAACAGATCCGCAGCAGCAACCTGGTGGTGCGCAGCCACCCGGACTTCAGCGGTGCCCTGGTGGTCGACGCGATCATCTACAACCGCGCGAACTTCTCCCAGCCCTTCCCGCTGCTGGAAATGCGCTTCGCCGACCTGAACGGCCAACTGATCGCCAGCCGCCGCTTCAAGCCCAGCGAATACCTCTCGGGCGAGCTGGCCGGGCAAAGCGAAATGCCGCCGCAGACGCCGATCCACATCTCCCTGGACATCCTCGATCCGGGTCCGAAGGCCGTGAACTACAGTCTGAGCTTCCACTCGCCGGAGTGACCCGGCGAGTAGCCCAAAAGGCCGCCCAGCGCCAGTTCCGCTCGTCTTCCTACCTTGGGTGATAAGCCGCGAGCTGTTCAGAATTTATCCAAATTCGCCTTTATCCGGTCATCGAGAGCGGGTATCATGCCCTCCCTTTTTTGCTAGCACCGGTGGCAGGCCCCGAAACGCTCCCGCGAGTCTTACAGCGCGCGGCGCATCGGTGTTCCCGCCCCATTAACCATGGAACTCAGGTCGGTGGTACGCATCGGCTCCTACACACTGCCCAACAGACTGATCCTGGCCCCGATGGCCGGCGTTACCGATCGTCCGTTCCGCCAGCTGTGCCGCCGCCTTGGCGCCGGCATGGTGGTCTCGGAAATGGTCACCAGCGACGTCCGCCTGTGGAATAGCCGCAAGTCGCGCCTGCGCCTGCAGCACGACAACGAGGACCAGCCGCGTTCGGTGCAGATCGCCGGCGGCGACCCGCAGATGCTCGCGGAAGCCGCACGGTGCAACGTGGAGCTCGGCGCCCAGATCATCGACATCAACATGGGCTGTCCGGCGAAGAAGGTGTGCAACAAGGCCGCGGGCTCCGCGCTGATGAAGGATGAACGGCTGGTGGCCGACATCCTCGAGGCGGTGGTCGCGGAGGTAGAGGTGCCCGTCACCCTGAAGATTCGCACCGGCTGGGACCGGTCGAACAAGAACGGTGTGACGGTGGCGCGGATCGCCGAGCAGTCGGGCATCCAGGCGCTGGCGGTGCACGGCAGGACCCGCGCCGAACTCTACACCGGCGAAGCGGAGTACGAAACCATCGCGGCGATCAAGCAGGCGGTTTCCATTCCGGTCTTCGCCAACGGTGATATCGATTCGCCGCAGAAGGCACGGCAGGTGCTCGAGCTGACCGGGGTGGACGCCCTGCTGATCGGACGCGCCGCCCAGGGCAGGCCCTGGATCTTCCGCGAGATCGATCATTAC of the Pseudomonas sp. PSE14 genome contains:
- a CDS encoding DUF3426 domain-containing protein, which codes for MQPEPRPEPAPAPAPAPAPAPAPAPAPAPAPAPAPAVVSAPAASIAATPAPAPIPSEPAKAETAPAKQDETLWIHDDLDLDSLNLDEELAKLDEFELSQEFLSIDRAPAPSEALQIKQEEKRDPHDERWAEALLQSEQPAGNRAVRQEPNLGQLPADEPEEPAPSARLVADKEPEEEPEEEPDEEPRIEPAPLSAVDDEEKLPTFSARRDDDEPEHIEDDHDDEPAVDTGSNARRAEPALRNDALHDLSDEPLQLDWQKPKRRWGRNLFWLLLILLALAALAGQYIAYHFEELARQDQYRPWFAQACPELGCTLPSKVDVEQIRSSNLVVRSHPDFSGALVVDAIIYNRANFSQPFPLLEMRFADLNGQLIASRRFKPSEYLSGELAGQSEMPPQTPIHISLDILDPGPKAVNYSLSFHSPE
- the prmA gene encoding 50S ribosomal protein L11 methyltransferase; this encodes MPWLQVRLAITPEQAETYEDALLEVGAVSVTFMDAEDQPIFEPDLGTTPLWSHTHLLALFEADTDETALVAHLSLLTGGELPQHQIERIEDQDWERSWMDNFKPMRFGRRLWIVPSWHDAPEPDAVNLLLDPGLAFGTGTHPTTSLCLQWLDSQELAGQYVLDFGCGSGILAIAALLLGAERAAGTDIDPQALEASRDNASRNGIDPAKFPVYLPADLPKEPADVLVANILAGPLVTLAEQLTGLVKSGGRLALSGILAEQAEEVRAAYAGAFDLDPTAEQEGWIRITGRRR
- the accC gene encoding acetyl-CoA carboxylase biotin carboxylase subunit; translated protein: MLEKVLIANRGEIALRILRACKELGIKTVAVHSTADRELMHLSLADEAVCIGPAPAAQSYLHIPAIIAAAEVTGAVGIHPGYGFLAENADFAEQVERSGFTFIGPSADVIRLMGDKVSAKDAMKKAGVPTVPGSDGPLPEDEETALAIAREVGYPVIIKAAGGGGGRGMRVVHNEEDLIKSAKLTRTEAGAAFGNSMVYLEKFLTNPRHVEVQVLSDGQGNAIHLGDRDCSLQRRHQKVLEEAPAPGIDEKARAEVLARCVQACVEIGYRGAGTFEFLYENGRFYFIEMNTRVQVEHPVSEMVTGIDIVKEMLSIASGNKLSIRQEDVVIRGHALECRINAEDPKTFMPSPGKVKHFHAPGGNGVRVDSHLYSGYAVPPNYDSLVGKIITYGKDRDEAMARMRNALDELIVDGIKTNTELHKDLVRDKEFCKGGVNIHYLEKKLGMDKH
- the accB gene encoding acetyl-CoA carboxylase biotin carboxyl carrier protein; protein product: MDIRKVKKLIELLEESGIDELEIKEGEESVRISRHSKSAAAPIYAAAPAYAPAPAAAAPAAAAAPAPAAEAAPAAQALNGNAVRSPMVGTFYRAASPTSANFVEVGQSVKKGDILCIVEAMKMMNHIEAETSGVISQILVENGQPVEFDQPLFTIV
- the aroQ gene encoding type II 3-dehydroquinate dehydratase, which gives rise to MATLLVLHGPNLNLLGTREPDKYGSVTLEQINQDLERRAREAGHHLMHLQSNAEYELIDRIHAARNEGVDFILINPAAFTHTSVALRDALLAVSIPFIEVHLSNVHKREPFRHHSYFSDVAVGVICGLGATGYRLALESALEQLERP
- the dusB gene encoding tRNA dihydrouridine synthase DusB, whose translation is MELRSVVRIGSYTLPNRLILAPMAGVTDRPFRQLCRRLGAGMVVSEMVTSDVRLWNSRKSRLRLQHDNEDQPRSVQIAGGDPQMLAEAARCNVELGAQIIDINMGCPAKKVCNKAAGSALMKDERLVADILEAVVAEVEVPVTLKIRTGWDRSNKNGVTVARIAEQSGIQALAVHGRTRAELYTGEAEYETIAAIKQAVSIPVFANGDIDSPQKARQVLELTGVDALLIGRAAQGRPWIFREIDHYLGTGETLPAPSLHEVESILLEHLAALHAFYGEDMGVRIARKHVGWYLATLPGAAEFRTLFNRLQDTDAQSASVRQFFAERHNNGEGVAA
- a CDS encoding protein-disulfide reductase DsbD, with the translated sequence MRRLLTLLLLLVALPASAGLFDKPADKGGFAVGQPAKGDFLPVAEAFRLSVEDSDSQQVKLRFINADGYYLYQHRFGFKVEAADSGVTVGEVKLPPGKQHHDDYFGDTVVYYAITDLDVPLNNPQHKPFTLVVSYQGCADKGLCYAPETTRLQIADGQAASVVTAAAASASGSAAKAATSDNPLASLLGDHEPGKIKKLGRALVIFFLLGLALTFTPCVLPMLPILSGVVLRGRPGGARGLALSLAYVLPMAACYAVLGTLMGLFGAKLNLQAMLQSPWVLVPFAAFFVVFAIAMFGVFELRLPGFLRERLDNMANNTRGGSIAGAATLGVLSSLLVSPCVTAPLAGLLLYISSTGDAMGGGLLLFSLGLGMGTPLVIFAVGGGALLPKSGAWMNSVRNVFGVMLLAVAVWMLERLVSGPVALTLWGTLAGGVAIAMGTLELGPKKPLQRAGQLLGLMLLVYAVVAWTGALRGESDPMHPLGRSTPGLHAGPPTSTPGDWQNITTPAQLDAALASAQAAGRPVLLDWYADWCISCKIIERQVLPTPEVQAQLPGFVLLRFDMTASTEEQRALLDRFNLFGPPAMLFFSAKGDEWSDLRIIGETDAATLAERLRQASSRG